One Thermodesulfobacteriota bacterium genomic region harbors:
- the alr gene encoding alanine racemase yields the protein MIRTWAEINLNNLKHNFSQVRELVGKDISILSVVKADAYGHGAVEVGKSLVEAGTQMLGVATLDEALELRDYGIEVPILLLGGIRAQEAAEVLEYELTPFVFSIEVARALDQASSKANKKAEYHIKFDTGMTRLGVRPEDGEQFLDDLSKLGNIRMTGALTHLSTAFTDADENTYNQINALNQLVELIKQKDFDPEFIHAANSAAIQKYPESLFNLVRPGIMLYGSGNYSGMDLRPVMKLKSQIIHLSRVPSGTAVSYGGKFTTDKPSVIATIPVGYADGYTRNLSSKGKVSINGILAPVVGDVCMDFVMVDATGIENVNIGDEVVLFGDEHISVIDLAQLAGTISYEILSHTGKRVPRVYI from the coding sequence ATGATAAGAACCTGGGCAGAGATAAATCTTAATAATTTAAAGCATAATTTCTCTCAAGTAAGAGAGCTTGTGGGAAAAGATATATCTATACTCTCAGTGGTAAAAGCGGATGCTTATGGGCATGGAGCTGTAGAAGTAGGCAAGAGTCTTGTCGAAGCCGGCACACAGATGCTGGGAGTAGCTACTCTTGATGAAGCCCTTGAACTTAGGGACTACGGCATAGAGGTTCCTATATTGCTTCTAGGCGGCATAAGGGCGCAAGAAGCTGCTGAGGTGCTCGAGTATGAACTTACCCCTTTTGTATTTTCCATAGAAGTTGCAAGGGCACTTGACCAGGCGTCATCTAAAGCAAATAAAAAAGCTGAATACCATATTAAGTTCGATACAGGAATGACAAGGCTCGGCGTAAGACCTGAGGATGGCGAGCAATTTTTAGATGATTTGTCTAAGTTGGGAAATATCCGCATGACAGGAGCTTTGACTCACTTATCAACCGCTTTTACAGACGCTGATGAAAACACCTATAATCAGATCAATGCATTAAATCAACTTGTTGAGCTTATAAAACAAAAAGACTTTGACCCTGAATTCATACATGCAGCAAACTCAGCCGCTATTCAGAAATACCCGGAGAGTTTATTTAACTTGGTAAGACCAGGAATAATGCTCTATGGTTCAGGTAATTACTCAGGTATGGATCTTAGGCCTGTTATGAAACTTAAATCTCAAATAATCCATTTAAGTAGAGTGCCTAGCGGGACGGCAGTTAGCTACGGCGGTAAATTTACGACAGATAAGCCCTCTGTTATAGCTACAATACCTGTGGGTTATGCTGATGGTTATACCCGAAATCTCTCGAGCAAAGGCAAGGTTTCAATAAACGGAATACTTGCTCCGGTTGTGGGAGACGTCTGTATGGACTTTGTAATGGTTGATGCAACTGGGATAGAAAATGTGAATATTGGCGACGAGGTCGTTTTGTTCGGAGATGAGCATATTTCCGTGATTGACCTAGCTCAGCTTGCAGGAACCATATCTTATGAGATCTTGTCTCATACCGGAAAAAGAGTGCCTCGAGTCTATATTTAA